The Elusimicrobiota bacterium region AACGTATGAGGATATGATTAAAGATCCGTATGTTTTAGAGTTTACAGGGCTTTCTCCGCAATCCAAATTATATGAAAGCAAATTAGAACAGGCACTTATTGACAATCTTTCGAAATTTCTGCTTGAATTAGGCAAAGGTTTTACTTTTGTTGCGCGTCAGAAAAGAATTTCACTGGACGGAGATCACTTTTACATTGATTTGGTGTTTTATAACACAATTTTGAAGTGCTATGTGATCATTGATTTAAAAATCGGCAAACTAGTTCATCAGGATATCGGTCAAATGCAGATGTATGTGAATTATTATGACCGTGAAATTAAGCAAAAGGATGATATCCCAACAGTCGGACTTATTTTATGCGAAGATAAAAAGGACGCAGTTGTTAGATATACTCTTTCTAACATTAACAAACAGATTTTTGCCTCACGGTATAAACTGTACCTGCCTAGCGAAGAAGAATTGATAAAGGAATTAAGGAGAGAACGACTTTTACTCTCAATAAACAAAAAATAACCACAAACCAACTCCGCCTGCCCCGCTGATTTGGTTTCAAAGAAACCATGCGGGGGGGTTGGTTTGTGGTACGGCAGCAAGTAAAACAAGTAAAGCCTGATAATATGTTAGGTGGTTCCTCACAGTTTTGCTAAAATATTTTAGCGAAACAAATAACAAAAAGGAGGAACCACCATGAATTATGTTGGAGCTGATTTACACAAAGAGCAGACCTGGTTTTATGTAATG contains the following coding sequences:
- a CDS encoding PDDEXK nuclease domain-containing protein → MNSIYERIREIIDTARGNIVHAVNAEMVSAYWHIGREIVQEEQKGKNRAAYGAKLIEKLAERLSADFVKGFDSSNLWNMRRFYEAYPILDTLRRELSWSHYRILMRVEKPEARSFYEIECVKNNWSARELERQKGSLLFERLALSKDKKGLMKLAQKGQKLQTYEDMIKDPYVLEFTGLSPQSKLYESKLEQALIDNLSKFLLELGKGFTFVARQKRISLDGDHFYIDLVFYNTILKCYVIIDLKIGKLVHQDIGQMQMYVNYYDREIKQKDDIPTVGLILCEDKKDAVVRYTLSNINKQIFASRYKLYLPSEEELIKELRRERLLLSINKK